The following coding sequences lie in one Pontibacter sp. G13 genomic window:
- a CDS encoding S8 family peptidase, whose amino-acid sequence MRNKLIVGAMITAGSLIIPGQGFAQYVKVNETDSIQERYFNWFNMSPSADNMQGVATEQTYQELLKGKKPRKKIRVAVIDSGIDVEHEDLKAKIWTNEKEIPGNGIDDDENGYVDDIHGWNFIADSEGNNVVHETLEVTRLYRKLKPKYDGKTADQIADADQAEFELYQTVKEEFETESGQLQGQYRQIAQLAEQFKAADEALRTATGKESYTLEDLKNLETSNPQTMQMRDMIMSMMERGTTLERIEGYRDYLAARMNYHFNLDLVTRPNYDEQVSTPYYGNNDVIAEEADHGTHVAGIIGAVRGNDLGMDGVADYIEIMAVRAVPDGDERDEDVANAIRYAVDNGADVINMSFGKSFSPNKPMVDDAIRYAEEKGVLLVHAAGNDSNNLDEKVNFPTDKLNGTKKRPSNFITVGASSIDAEGHFAAPFSNYGKKSVDVFAPGTNIFSTVPGSRYRNMQGTSMAAPVVSGVAALLLSYYPEMTPADVKKILIKSGSKYKKVETILPGTGGEEAEMIQFSKLSSGKVVVNVYEAFKLAEKKYGVIGTQEG is encoded by the coding sequence ATGAGAAACAAATTGATCGTCGGAGCGATGATCACGGCGGGAAGCCTGATTATCCCCGGACAGGGATTTGCCCAATATGTCAAGGTCAACGAAACTGACAGTATCCAAGAGCGCTACTTCAACTGGTTCAATATGAGCCCCTCCGCAGATAACATGCAAGGGGTCGCCACTGAGCAGACTTACCAAGAATTGTTGAAAGGCAAAAAGCCTCGCAAAAAGATCCGTGTAGCCGTAATCGACTCAGGTATCGACGTAGAGCACGAAGATCTCAAAGCCAAAATCTGGACCAACGAAAAAGAGATTCCAGGTAACGGTATCGATGACGATGAAAACGGATACGTGGATGATATCCATGGCTGGAACTTTATCGCCGATAGCGAAGGCAACAATGTCGTCCACGAAACCCTCGAGGTGACTCGCCTTTACCGCAAACTCAAGCCTAAATACGACGGCAAAACTGCCGACCAAATCGCTGATGCTGATCAGGCTGAATTCGAATTGTACCAAACAGTCAAGGAAGAATTCGAAACTGAATCTGGTCAGCTGCAAGGCCAATACCGCCAGATTGCTCAGCTCGCCGAGCAATTCAAAGCTGCCGACGAAGCTCTTCGCACAGCTACCGGTAAGGAATCCTATACCTTGGAAGACCTCAAAAACCTCGAGACTTCCAATCCTCAGACCATGCAGATGCGCGACATGATCATGTCCATGATGGAGCGCGGTACTACCTTGGAGCGTATCGAAGGGTATCGTGACTACCTGGCTGCTCGCATGAACTATCACTTCAACCTTGACCTCGTTACTCGTCCAAACTACGACGAGCAGGTAAGCACCCCTTACTATGGCAACAACGATGTCATCGCTGAAGAAGCAGACCACGGTACGCACGTTGCCGGTATCATCGGCGCCGTTCGCGGCAATGACCTCGGTATGGATGGTGTCGCTGACTACATCGAAATCATGGCCGTACGCGCAGTACCCGATGGCGATGAGCGTGATGAGGACGTAGCCAACGCGATCCGCTATGCAGTTGACAACGGCGCTGACGTGATCAACATGAGCTTCGGTAAGTCATTCTCTCCCAACAAGCCAATGGTAGATGACGCGATCCGTTATGCTGAGGAAAAGGGCGTATTGCTCGTTCACGCTGCTGGTAACGATTCCAACAACTTGGATGAGAAGGTCAACTTCCCAACGGACAAATTGAACGGAACCAAGAAGCGTCCTAGCAACTTCATCACGGTTGGAGCTTCCTCCATCGACGCTGAAGGCCATTTCGCTGCACCATTCAGCAACTACGGCAAGAAGTCTGTAGATGTATTCGCTCCTGGAACCAACATCTTCTCCACAGTTCCCGGAAGCCGCTACCGCAACATGCAAGGTACTTCCATGGCTGCTCCGGTTGTTTCCGGTGTTGCAGCTTTGTTGCTGTCATACTACCCAGAAATGACGCCAGCAGACGTGAAGAAGATCCTCATCAAGTCTGGTTCCAAGTACAAGAAGGTTGAGACTATCTTGCCCGGAACCGGTGGCGAAGAAGCGGAAATGATTCAATTCAGCAAGCTGTCTTCCGGCAAAGTCGTCGTGAACGTGTACGAAGCCTTCAAATTGGCTGAGAAAAAATAT
- a CDS encoding DUF302 domain-containing protein gives MNKQTILLTGFHYMRKTLLLLGMILVLGFWTYKNRFSLATYSAPNVENLPEANGLMYVESELSYSELAVNLYKDTMMPVFQEIDFQQIARENQQYIPPTTTLFYLNTPLTVKLIQLNPLIGLDLPVRLTLYQTERQRTFLTSMSPQYLLRRYGLNDPKLNRELEGYMNELFGLIGEEKPDTILRKLVVPKEGIKMKMANGSFEEVLTRFEQAIERNSHYRKVFELDYVELAQEQETIIPPTKLFVAGNLVDGITAVQGSQTLGLDEIPQKLLVFERDGEVWIAYNDLAYNLKRHRTSLSPRALNNLQHDVEWLVNQVAGDYPQALWTRIKR, from the coding sequence TTGAACAAACAAACGATTTTGCTCACGGGTTTTCATTATATGCGAAAAACGCTCTTACTGCTCGGCATGATCCTCGTTTTGGGATTTTGGACCTACAAGAATCGGTTCAGTTTGGCCACATATTCGGCACCCAACGTCGAAAATCTTCCAGAGGCCAATGGTCTAATGTATGTGGAATCGGAGCTTTCCTACTCGGAGTTGGCCGTCAATCTCTACAAAGACACGATGATGCCTGTCTTTCAGGAAATCGATTTTCAGCAGATCGCCAGAGAAAATCAGCAATATATCCCGCCTACCACTACGCTTTTTTATCTGAACACTCCCCTTACCGTCAAGCTCATCCAGCTCAATCCACTGATCGGACTGGACTTGCCAGTACGCCTTACCCTGTACCAGACCGAACGCCAACGGACGTTTTTGACCAGCATGAGCCCTCAATATTTGCTCAGGCGATACGGGCTAAATGATCCCAAGCTCAACCGAGAACTGGAAGGCTACATGAATGAGCTTTTCGGATTGATTGGAGAAGAGAAACCCGACACGATTTTGCGGAAATTGGTCGTGCCCAAAGAAGGCATCAAGATGAAAATGGCCAATGGAAGCTTCGAGGAGGTACTTACCCGTTTCGAGCAGGCAATCGAACGAAATAGCCATTATCGGAAGGTTTTTGAGCTGGACTACGTGGAATTGGCTCAGGAACAAGAGACGATAATTCCCCCAACCAAGCTTTTTGTGGCGGGCAATTTGGTGGATGGCATCACAGCTGTGCAAGGAAGTCAGACCTTAGGATTGGATGAAATCCCCCAAAAGCTGTTGGTTTTTGAGCGTGACGGAGAGGTATGGATTGCCTACAACGATCTTGCATACAATCTCAAACGACACCGGACTTCGCTCTCACCCAGAGCCCTCAACAATTTGCAGCACGATGTAGAATGGCTCGTCAACCAAGTGGCGGGGGACTATCCCCAAGCCTTGTGGACCCGGATCAAGCGATAA